Within Spinacia oleracea cultivar Varoflay chromosome 4, BTI_SOV_V1, whole genome shotgun sequence, the genomic segment gcttcggcgtgggtagcctaggcgttggtgtagaaattTGGATACCTGCTTcagcgtggatagcctaggcgttggtgtagaacttgtacctTGAATTAGAGGACCACCggggattttgttttgaaattttttgactttgtttaggctagtataggatagcccccagtttagaattttgactctttgtatgctacttgatttagtatgccccgtcacactcggagaaagctcgctgaatcatttgtggttcgagctgctaaggaagacgcttcggatgatgaagcggctgcaataaatgcgccgggtgggggtatggttccccgagatgcgcctgctttccctggtgctggttggaccccttccgacctggtgtttcggccggattggcacttgtctcagcggcctcgcgctggcatggtgagtcttgtactgtgttttgggtttgtactttgtacttgtatgggtcttgagctaactcgttcacctgtaggccgacgaaaagccgtttcgtacttactggtccttggtggaggttcagagggcctttaaagctctccATGCTGATGAGGAAGCTATGgtgatttggtcgcagatggcctggccgatttctggcgcaccatgggaggttccccgaggagaacggggattaaaaaccgtttgtgggctttgttggagctgTGGTGgaataccaccaacactttccacatggcatggggagaGATCACTGttacccctcttgagtttgctatgattacgggtcttcctttttctgagaggaatgtgacctttgactctgagctgacgtggcgctccgccgctgccagggacttgctcggccctgttgttgatttgtaAGAGGATGACTctcacgcttctgtgacggtgcttgTCGATGCTATAtgtggtgagggtgtgtccgcggagcagagggttaggctcttcctccttgtcttggttagccgagtgattgccccgagtaggaataGTCGGGTGCATATCAGCTTCTTGTCtgctctgagggacttgagagctgtttcgagctataactggggtggtttggcatatagccacctcttgtacgaaatggggcgggcctcccggactgcactgtggagcgacccgagcatggctgctctgtggagcgtgctggaggtattcgagactccttgtactttgtactttgtatttgtatgcttgtatcttgaacttgactgatgttttgtttgttccttgaaatatttggatctatgagcactttccgactatggcgccggagcgtactagagatgcggcttacccgtatgctgcctcttggataggagcggtgcgcgtggGTGCGTCCCTGGCAgcttctcgcagagcttggagagttttacctgctgatagggtaatattcttgtactgttttgctctcttgtattcgtatttgtactgttgcctgagttgtctgctttgtaggtggtatggcgtccttttgccaatgcGGTTGTACCTGCATCTGCTGCTCgcgcccatttcctgtctgggcggcgggtttttctTCCCGGCGTGTAttgccatatgtggtatctgggggagcgggtgtcccctcagcacaattcgggggagagactcatccctaaggacccaccagagtccatgctggcgttgaatggagagttggcccggctctatgtggaggctaggggcgatgctgtttgccgctcttggagggagcttgtacacaggaagggtagctatgatgaattcctgaggaggttggctccaccagtacgctttgtacttccggtgagcttttgaatcttgtatcttgtattcttgtattcttgtattcttgtattgattgcatgattgtatgtaggaggaggaggaggttgatcctgaggacattcctcatgttgataggatcctccgctatgagaactcggacggggaagaggtggtggagaccattccttgggcttctctgATAGGGTTTTTTTCCGTCATTGAATAGAAtaacacctcaccaaacaaaatttataaaaccactcaactaccggctagcggtaagcaaagggatcgtcccaaagaaacggtggttattGAGTTTGAAAGTCATTCTAGTTCGATCaaggatttggttttgaattgtcacttttaagaatctaaaaactaagaattatgctaaattgaatcaagaaagggaaacgttaggaagtcggggataggctagggaaaccgggggaaatgaattcaactatctagcaatggtgatcatgcaacgaaatggtgattaggcaaatggcatctaaagacgaacccgccacctctcggatagggaacgctaagcgtctaatccacggaagagctttcgcctaatcctagattaaactaactagcatataataggtaccgccaattgatcacacaagataggcccacaatctctcgccaaacctatcctatggttccaaggtgaatctaatcgaatagcatttgcaactaccactcaactatagcatggatatcctatcatcaaatcatatttaatcacatgaatcaaccaacaatcaatcaacaattttccctaattaagcccctagattctccccttaccctaacctaattctactcactagccattctagaaatcaagcaatccattaattctaaactagcaagcatgaaattgaagtggtaggagaagagaattaagagttcaattgcacaatcaaatcacaaattgaaaatcaaagtaacttcaatcaatgaaatcaagaattcaagaaattaaggaattgaagaacaatcaacaacaaagcaagagtaagaattaagaaactaagaattaaatttcaagaaaaagagaagagttgaaggaaTTACAGAATTGAAGCTTGAAAATcaatgagtttctctctctagaacactAGCTTGAAGAGCAAAATATCTAAAAACCTCCTAAAAtctatttctgaaattaattgttaatgaaaataaagaaaattctatttatactaatccccaaaaataagagatttaaactcgaaaaaTGAATCCCGCGCAGCTGTGCGAACGGGCATACCCAGCTGCGATCGCACCAGTGCGATCGTGCTGTGATCCATGGGAACGAGCTCAGCGACGATTCTCCTCCTTCGTGTCGTGCGATCGTGCTTcgcaaccgtgcgatcgcacggttctgACTTGGCCAAATCTTCACAAATCCTCatgtgctcgcacaggaattcAGTGCGAGCCCACCAAAATTCCGTGCGAGCAGGCTCCTCTGTGGTGCGATCGCACTAAATCACTCaaagttcctgcatcgattGATCGCACAAATTCCCatatagttcctgcatcgattttccaaATTTGTGCGAACACACACTCCTAGGGCACGAGCACACAAACCTGCTTGACTTTGGAGGCAACTTTGCTGACCCGTGCGAACGCACATAAATGCCATGCGATCGCACGGGCCCTGTTCGAGCAATACTCAGCCATTTTCCATCATTTTTAACATTTTTACCTGAAAAGTACAAAGATTgaataaggggataaaaatgcaacaaaactacacaaaactatcaaaaagcttaataaaattctataaaatcctaggcttagagcgacataaatgcccctcatcaaactcccccaagctaagcgtttgttagtctctagcaaacaaaactcaactagggaagaatgagcaactaaTCGAGTtctaaaaatttaccaaaaccaaaatctagcaaatctaatcaaggcaagactaaaaatggaaaacacaaaccaagaaaagaaagaaagaaaataagaagaaaagaaaagagaagaaaagaaattaaactacaaaatccaagatgagggccttattatggaacaagtatagaagaacactaatattcttaaccaaataaatgagtacacgctaactaatgtcctaaatcgagtgaaagattcgagcatcaagcaaagcgaactaagggcaagcactagtcaatccccctacatccgggcataccacgtcaaatctctagatcttatctacccttgagaatagcgtctcaagacaccgcgaaggcgccagaaaatgaataataggctacccgacatcttagcatgacaaccttgttccttaagcttgaccaaatcctccctccaccgacaattactcaactctaaagggtcaagagggcttttagggcgtaacgtaggctaggggtaaggtgtagaacaaatttggtaatttggtgctcatacctaaagtgaagcgcaatgatagaactcaactcaagcaaaacgaaccaaatacaaactcataccacttatttggggtacccccaagcttattcaacaactacaCTAAACTAAacactctttttgcacttttcttgatttgattttctctttttttcgtgtttcaattgaaacttttcttattgccttgtttttctctatttttggctttttcaaaacttttgcttttgcttatttattcactatatacaacattcttccaaaactttgccattcataccaatcaacattcattcctcaactttgcatattcaatcaaaaccaacaagcatcataactcaaagcttcactatcacttctaagggtgaaaacaaaacaaaggctattgggcttgtaatgtgcacataagaaatgaagggtcaaggctcaaatggctagcaaaggggcaaatgcaaacaaaaacgtacatatgagaaaaataagaaaataaagtcctaaactaaaaagaaaaatagtcaccgaaagaaatgcctctatcgtcccctaaagtagttcggtcgcggtctagggaaggaaatggtcaaactcaggagacaagaaagtcaatgctaaggatccatgctactcaaaaatatatgaatatgtgtttgggctaatttgaacatgaacctcacaagggagcaaataccactctctccggtttcaaatcactagagagatcgacaccatcttaccacaagccaaaggttcaagacgcatgctacccatagttcaaccaactttcttgacaccaaatcctagactcgacccaagacattaagaaccgtgtaaaaatctaccaattaggaataaaagcactctaatctacaagttccaattttatatgccccaatcaagaatattgcctaagaaaacctttaaaaacttgccttgacaaaaaggaaatcaaaacaaaagataaaggaagaaaataagaaaacacaccaaaaagggaaacaaaaagaaacaaacaaaacaaacaaaaagaaaagaaactaaaatcaaactaaatcaatctaaaaacaaagaaacaagcacATAATGGTATGATTCAAAGCAATGAGCATCAACAAGTAGCCAaccacacaacaaaactccccccaagctagaattaggccatgtcctcacggCCTAAAACcaagcaaggaggggcacaactacccatccaaccaaatgccccaacatgATGTATGCCCGTCCCCTAAAGTATGCAATAGAGTTAGAAGGATGTTACCGGAATTGTCGTGGGAGAAAGTCCCGCAAAGAGCCGTTAAAACCcaaacaaactcaccaaaataaAGACGGACAAGGCATAAGGTGGGAAGTGTGAACCCACCGCGATGAAACATACCAAAACAATGCATAGAAGCCGCGGGGTGCCTCCCGggagcgctcgtttaacgtcattagcttgacgaatcccccctaAATTCAAGGGGGGTCCTTGAGATCCAAGGAAGCAAAAGAGCCAATAGAGTCTCCCAAGAAATAGTGTTTGAGCCGATGCCCATTCACTTTGAAGGACCCGGAATCATCATTCCGAATCTCGATAGCACCATGGGGGAAAACCCGAACAACATCGAACGGACCACTCCACCGGGACTTTAGTTTTCCCGGGAACAACTTCAAGCGAGAGTTATAAAGGAGGACCTTCTCCCCCTCCTTGAACTCCCTCTTCTCAATCTTGGCGTCATGATATTGTTTAGAACGCGCCTTGTAGATGCTTGCCGTGTCATAGGCATTCATGTGGAGTTCCTCTAACTCATGGAGATCGAGAAACGTCGCTCACCCGCACTAGTGAgctcaaaattcaaagtttctATGGCCCACATGTCCTTGTGCTCAAGCTCCACCGGCAAGTGGCAATTCTTTCCATAAACAAGTTTGTAGGGAGTCATCCCAATTGGCGTCTTGAAAGCCGTTCTATACGCCCATAAGGCTTCATCAAGTTTGATTGACCAATCCTTGCGGTTTTTGGCAACCGACTTCTCCAAGATAGACTTGATCTCCCTATTGGTGACTTCCACTTGGCCCCTAGTTTGAGGGTGATAGCCCACACCAACTTTGTGACGAACACCATACTTCCGCAAGAGAGCCTTGAACTTACCATGGGCAAAATGAGACCCTCCATCACTTATCAAAGCCCTAGGGACCCCAAAATGCGGAAAGATGTTCTTCTTGAAGAGGTTGACTGCCACTTTATGATCATTGGTGGGACATGCAACGGCTTCCGCCCACTTGGAAACATAGTCCACCGCTACAAGAATGTAGAGGTTGCCATAAGAGGAAGGGAAAGGGCCCATGAAGTCgattccccacacatcgaacACTTCCAATTCTAGGATGGGATTTTGTGGCATTTCATGTCTCTTGGAAATATTACCCGATCGTTGACAACGATCACAAGATTTGACAAATGCCCAAGCATCCCGAAAAAGGGTAGGCCACCACAACATGCTTTGAAGAATTTTGGAAGCGGTTCTATCACCTCCCATATGGCCACCACAAGGGGAGGAGTGGCACATACGAAGGACACTAGGGAACTCTTCATCCGGAACACATCTCCTTAAGAGGCCATCCGGGCACCGCCTCAACAAAGTGGGCTCATCCCAAATGTAGCGCCTAGAATCATGCTTCAACTTGCGGCGCTCTTGAGTGGTGAGATCTTCCGGGATTGCCCCACAAGCTAAGTAATTAACACTGTCTACAAACCAAGGGAGTTGGGAACTCCCAACCATATACAAAGTATCATCTCTCAAAGCATCCTCGATTGGGACATCATCCGGAGCAACACTCCCGAGTTCAAGCCTAGATAGGTGGTCGGCCACCACATTCTCGGCTCCTTTCTTATCTCTTATCTCAATATCGAATTCTTGAAGGAGTAGAACCCAACGAATGAGTCTCGGTTTGGCCTCCTTTTTTGCCATAAGATAGCGAATAGCCGCATGATCCGTGTACACAATTGTCTTTGACACTACTAAATAAGTCCTAAACTTCTCAAATGCATGCACAATGGCGAGAAATTCTTTCTCGGTCGTGGTGTAGTTGGCTTGAGCTTGATTGAGAGTCTTGGACATATAATAGATCACATGGAGCTTTTTGTCCTTTGTTGACCAAGAACTCCCCCAACCGAGAAATCACTTGCGTCGCACATGAATTCAAAAGGTAGAGACCAATCCGGAGCTTGAACTATGGGAGTAGAAATAAGGGCACTCTTGATTGTGTTAAAGGCCTTGAGACATGCGGAATCAAAGTGAAAGTCACACTCTTTTTGGAGAAGGTTAGTGAGAGGTCGAGCAATAGAGGAAAAGTCTTTAATGAATCGCCTATAGAATCCGGCATGCCCGAGAAAGGACCGGATCCCCTTAACATTCACCGGGGGAGGCAACTTCTCTATGACTTCGATTTTCGCTCTATCCACCTCGATCCCATGGTGAGAGACTTTGTGCCCTAGAACAATTCCTTCCTCCACCATGAAGTGGCATTTTTCCCAATTGAGCACCAAGTTGACTTTCTCACACCTCGCAAGGCACTTCCCAAGATTGATGAGGCATTCATCATAGGTGGATCCACCCACCGAAAAGTCATCCATGAACACCTCCATTTCTTC encodes:
- the LOC110801527 gene encoding uncharacterized protein, which gives rise to MNAYDTASIYKARSKQYHDAKIEKREFKEGEKVLLYNSRLKLFPGKLKSRWSGPFDVVRVFPHGAIEIRNDDSGSFKVNGHRLKHYFLGDSIGSFASLDLKDPP